DNA from Deltaproteobacteria bacterium:
GGGCACTAGGGGGATAGAAACGCTTCTTTTTGGACCCTCTCATCTCGGACAGATACACGATCTATTGCACAGCAAGGGCAAAGAGGAGTATGGTGGACTTCTACAGCTGCGTGGATACTCTAATGTTAGAAATCTATGTCTGTTCGTTTCCCATGTCCTGGGTTCGGAAGTGGCGGTGCTGATTGATGACGATGAGGTGTTCGAAGATCCAAGATTTATGGCGAAGGCCAAAGAGTTTGTAGGTAAAGACATCGGAGGCAAGGCAGTGGACGCAGTAGCGGGATATTACCTCCAACCGGACGGTGATTATCACCTCAAAAGACCATTTCGCCCGTGGATGAAGTATTGGGACCAATATGGGAGGATGAACGAGGCGTTTTATAAATTCATTGGCACTGAACCGAGGATGAAAGAGACGCCTTTTGTATTTGGTGGCAACATGACTATTCATCGCAGTCTCTTCACGGTCGTGCCTTTTGACCCTTTGGTTCCAAGGGGAGAGGACATAGACTTTTTGATAAATGCAAAGATGTTCGGATTTAATTTCTTCCTGGATAACCGACTATCTATCAAGCATCTTCCCCCACCAAAGGCACATCCCACCTGGAGGCAGCTGCGAGAAGATATTTATCGCTTCATATTTGAACGGGCGAAGATCGCAAACCAAAAAGAGGAACAGGGAATGAGGAAGGTCTACCCAGATGATTTCGACCCTTATCCAGGATGTTTCCTGAAAGATGACTTAGAAGAGAAGATATTCAGGTCTTGTGAGATGTTGGCCATTGAATATCTGTCAAATGGCGACGGGAAAGGAAGCCAGGAGGCGTTAAACAACATCGTCCTTGCCGAAACAGAGGCGGTGCCAAAATTCGACCCCTTTCAGAACATTTGCAGATTGCAAAAAAGCTGGCAAGGCCTAATGGAATATGTCAGCGAAGGAGAATTTTTTTCACGTATAAAGGGAATTATCAGAGGGGAAAGGAGATGAATCTGCTGTTCTTGACAAAGCTTCTCCCCAGGGCAGATATCATAGGCGGCCCTATATTGATCTATCATAGAATTAAGAATCTATCTTCAATGGGATACAAGATAACCTTGGTTGTCCCTGCCTATACTGATGAGGACAGAGATGACAAGAGCCTTGTGCCCTTTTGTGAGAGGGTTATCCTGATTGACTCCGTCAAAGAAAGGCCCTACGATGAAATTGAGACACTCTACAAAAGGCTGAACAGACCGAGGTTCTTCTTGGCCGGAGACGGGGGGTTCTATCAAGGCATAGAGGATGCGTTCAGGTCAGCCCTGGAAAAGGATCACTTCGACGCCATTATTGCAGAATACTCGATAGTGGGGCAATACCTGGAGGCAAATTATGATCTTATTCCTCCAAGTACCATGACCATAATCTCTGTGCACGAATGCTATACAAAGGCCTTTGAGCTCAGGGCAAAAAAGGGAGAGGGAATCACAGAAGAGACCATGAAGGAAATACAAGATTACGAGTTTAAGATGTATGAGAGCGTTGATAGAGTCTTGACTTTGACTAAAGAGGATAGAGACATCATGATAGGTTATGCTCCGGGGTTAAAGGATAAAATCGAGGTAGTTCCTCACGGAGTTGATACGGAATTCTTTACACCTCCAAAAGAGAAATCGTGGGTCAGAGATACCAAGAATATCCTATATGTGGGAAATTTTTTGCATCATCCTAACGTGGATGCGGTGAAAAATTTCATTGACCACTGCTGGGGTAAGATCCAGAGAGAGGTTCCAGATGCGAAGTTTTACGCCATTGGGTTCAGTCCGCCTCGAGAGCTCTTGGATTTAAGAAGCAAGAATGTGGTTGTCCAGGAGGGTGGAGATAACGAAAATATGCGGCGATTTTATTGGGAATCCGATGTCTTTGTGGCACCGATTGAGCTGGGCACTGGCTTTAGGGGGAAGCTCTTAGAGGCCATGGCTTGTGGTCTACCGGTCGTTGCCACTGGATTGGCCACCTTCGGGATAAATCCAAGACATGGGAAGGACATGTTTGTTACCGATGACTATGGGGCTTTTTCTGAGTATGTGATTATGCTCTTAAAGGACCTCAAACTCAGGAAGGAGATTGCCGCTAACGCGTTAACGTTGGCAAGAAGTTATGACCATAGGCATGCGGCTGAGAAGTTAGACAAGGTGATTAAAAGGGGCAAGAAAGGGGCCCCATCAGCTAATCAATAGGTGTACGCCTTTCATGGATATTGAATAGTTACCTAGCGGGAATACTTATTTGTAATGACCAGGACTTGGGTCGA
Protein-coding regions in this window:
- a CDS encoding glycosyltransferase family 4 protein, coding for MNLLFLTKLLPRADIIGGPILIYHRIKNLSSMGYKITLVVPAYTDEDRDDKSLVPFCERVILIDSVKERPYDEIETLYKRLNRPRFFLAGDGGFYQGIEDAFRSALEKDHFDAIIAEYSIVGQYLEANYDLIPPSTMTIISVHECYTKAFELRAKKGEGITEETMKEIQDYEFKMYESVDRVLTLTKEDRDIMIGYAPGLKDKIEVVPHGVDTEFFTPPKEKSWVRDTKNILYVGNFLHHPNVDAVKNFIDHCWGKIQREVPDAKFYAIGFSPPRELLDLRSKNVVVQEGGDNENMRRFYWESDVFVAPIELGTGFRGKLLEAMACGLPVVATGLATFGINPRHGKDMFVTDDYGAFSEYVIMLLKDLKLRKEIAANALTLARSYDHRHAAEKLDKVIKRGKKGAPSANQ